Part of the bacterium genome, CCACCACGTTTTCCATTATGCTTTTATCCGTCTGGAACACCTTGCGGGGACGGCAGGATGTCGTGGCGTTTAAACGGCAGATTATGCCGGAAACAATTTTTAAAGCCATGATGATTATCGTCACCATGGGTTTGATCCTGGTGATGTTTACGTTATTTTTGGTGGTCTGGGAAAATAAGCAGGTCATTGATATTGCCTTTGAGGTGACCTCGGCATTGGGAACCGTTGGATTATCCACCGGCAATGGCGGGAATTTGAGTCTTTCCGCATCCTTTTCCGGTGCGGGGAAAGCCATCATTATTGTAGCCATGTTTATCGGAAGGCTGGGACCGCTGACCTTGGGGTTGGCGGCAGCCTATCAGTCCCAGCATCCACAATTGAAGTATCCTGAGGGGAGAGTGAGTATCGGATGAGTACATCCAAAAAAAAGAAGAACGGAAAAGCAGCAGCCAAACAAGATCTGGATTGGTTTAAATTTGATGATTGGTTGAAAACCGTGCGGCCGCTTTCAACGCGTATGGAGTCAAAAAAGCGCCGGGCATTTGCCGTATTGGGGCTGGGCAATTTTGGCCAGCACGTCGCCGAGGCGCTGATTCGGGCACGTATGGAAGTCCTGGCGATTGACAGCAACCCGGAACGGACAGAGGAAATGTCCGAGATGGTTACCCAGTCGATTACAGCGGACGTGACGGATGTTAAGGCGCTTAAGGCAGCGGGTGTGGATGGCGTGGATTCGGCGATTGTTTCGATCGGAGAAAGCATCGAAGCTTCGGTCATGGCGGTCATGATTTTAAAGGAACTGGGTGTGCCCGAGGTCATTGCCAAGGCCACCAATCTGTTGCATGCAAAAGTCCTGGACAAAGTCGGCGCCGATCGGGTGGTTTTTCCTGAACGGGAAGCGGCCATTGATCTGGTGGGCGAGTTGACGGCAGTCAGTGTTTTGAACTATTTTCAATTGGCTGAAGGTATTTCAGTGGTCGAGGTCCCGGTGCCGGATGATTTAGTGGGCAAGACTTTGCGCGAGACAGAGTTGCGTAATAAATTTAATGTCAATGTTATTGCCCTGAAGCACCGTAAGCTTGAACTTGACAAAGAAGGTGTCGGGCATGAGGAATCCTATTATGATGTTCTGGTCACGGCAGATCACGAAGTCGGCAAGGATGATACACTGGTCATTGTTGGCCGTGACGAGGATTTGAAAAAGCTCGACCGCCTTCATGAGTAGTTGGTCTAAATAGACTTGCCGCGTGTTTCAGTGCGGGGAAACTGAATATCAATTTACGGGCCATCCGGCATTTCGCTTTGCGAACAGCCGGGCGGCCCGTT contains:
- a CDS encoding TrkA family potassium uptake protein; translation: MSTSKKKKNGKAAAKQDLDWFKFDDWLKTVRPLSTRMESKKRRAFAVLGLGNFGQHVAEALIRARMEVLAIDSNPERTEEMSEMVTQSITADVTDVKALKAAGVDGVDSAIVSIGESIEASVMAVMILKELGVPEVIAKATNLLHAKVLDKVGADRVVFPEREAAIDLVGELTAVSVLNYFQLAEGISVVEVPVPDDLVGKTLRETELRNKFNVNVIALKHRKLELDKEGVGHEESYYDVLVTADHEVGKDDTLVIVGRDEDLKKLDRLHE